ACAGGGCGTGCCGACCACCGCGATCCGAGGGTCGGGCGGTAGGTCGTGACGGCCCAGGTCCAGGTGGCCGAGGCCCATCGTCTGGTTGTAGAAGCTGCCCGCCGAGGCAGCCACCTCCTCGGGCGTGCGGGCCAGATGGGCGACGCCCTTCCAGGGCTCGTCCTCGCTCTCGCGCGCCAGCAGCACCCCGTCCAGATGACCCGCCTCGAGAGCGGCCATGAGGATGGCGCTCACCACCCCTCCGTCCTGCGCCCCCGGCATCCCGGCGGCCACCCGGGCCGTGTGCGTGTCCCGCACGACCCCGAGCCCGTTGCTCGCCGGTCCCCCGCTGATCGTCAAACCCGACGCCGGGTCGCCAGCAGGCACGTCGCCGTTTGACGGGCTCGCCTCGTCGCCCGGCCGACGCGCCCCGTTGCCCTTGCGGCGGGGCGTCAGGGTGACCGGTGTCTCCTCGATGAGCGGCCACGTCGCCTCGTACCGCAGCCCGCCCCGCGGGCAGAAGTCCCAGCACAGCGAGCAGCCAGTGCACATCTTCACCAGCTCCGGCAGGTCGTCCCCGCTGATGCCGATCGAGTCGGACGGGCACACGGCGACGCAGGCGCCGCACTGGATGCAACGCCCGGCATCGATGACCGCCGCCTCGAGCTCCCAGAACCAGGTCTTGCCAGGCGCCTCCTCGACGCTGCTCATCTCCTCGCGGATGCTGAAGCCGGCCATCAGGCGGACCCGTTCAGCGTCGCCCGCAGGTCGGCGTTGGCCACCCGCCGGGACCACCGATGGAACGGCTCGTCCGGCCCACGCTCTGCTCGGTAGCGGCGCAACACCCGCACCAGGGCGTCGGGAACATCGTCGATGGGCTTGGCCCCCTCGACCCAGTCGACGAACCCGGCCTCTGCACCCAGGCTGCCGCCCATGCCGATGTCAACCGCCTCCGAGATCCGATCCGGCAGGTGCGCCGTCTCTCCCCGGAAGCCGATGTCGGCGATCTGGGGCTGGGCACACGACGCCGGGCAACCGGAGAAGTGCAGACGGACGATGCCGTCGCCCCCGCTGTGCCCGTTCGACCCGTTCCAGTCGGCGCCCAGCTCGTCGTCGAGGAACCGGGCCCACTGGAGAGCGCGGGCCTTGGTCTCGACCACGGCGAAGCGACAGAACTCGCTGCCCGTGCAGGCGGCCGCACCGCGGGCAAAGGGCCCGGGGTTGGGGCTGTGGACCCCGAGCAGCGGCTCGGCCAGCAGATCGTCCAGGCGATCCTCGGGGACACCGGTCAGCACGAGGTTCTGGTCCGTCGCCAGCCGCACCCCGCCGTCGCCATACGTCTCCGCCAGCCGGGCCGCCTCGATCAGGTCCCGCCCCGGCATCCGGCCCACGGTCACGCTCAGGCCCACGTAGAACCGCCCCCGCTGGCGCTCGGCGTGGACCCCCACGTGGTCGCCGCGATACCGCCGGGTCAGCTGCTCTCCGGCCGCAGCGAGCGGCACGGCGCTCCTCGCCGCCACCTCGGCGCGGAATCCTTCGGGCCCGAGCTCCTGCACCAGGTAACGCATGCGGTTGATCCCGCGGTTCTCCCTGTTTCCCAGCTCGCCGTAGACCTGGGCGATCGCCCTGGTGACCTCCACGGCCTGCTCGGGCGGCACGAACACGTCGATGTCGGACGCCATGCGGGGCCCGTCGGACAGCCCCCCGCCGACGATGACGTTGAACCCGACCGTCCCATCGTCGGCGCGCGCCGGCCACATCCCGATGTCGTTGATCTCGGCCTGGGCACAGTCCTCGACGCAGCCGGTGACGCTCATCTTGAACTTGCGCGGCAGGTTGGCGTACTCGCGGTTGCCGGTGAAGAAGTTGGAGATGGCCGTGGCGACCGGCGAGGCGTCGAAGACCTCCTCGGCGTCGATCCCCGCCACCGGGCAGCACAGCACGTTGCGGGCCGAGTCGCCGCAGGCCTGGACGGTGACCACGCCGACCGACTCCAGCCGTCGCCAGATCTCGGGCACGTCGCCGATGCGGATCCAGTGCAGCTGCACGTCCTGGCGCGTGGTGAGGTCGCAGAAGGCGTCTCCGAACGCGGGGTTGGGCTCAGGGCCGCGGGCGAACTCCTCCGCGATCTCGCCGATGCTCCGGGCCTGGAGGGCGCTGAGCCGACCGCCCGGAACCTTGATGCGCACCATGAAGGCGTCCCCGCCCTGACGCTGGGGGTACAGGCCCACCCACTTGAGCCGCTCCTGCTCGCCGTCGACGGCGGCGATGGCGTCGGGGCCCTCCTTGGAGTAGCGGTCGATGACCGCCTGGTAGACGTCGAGGGGATGGCGCGCCAGCTTCATCCGCTCGACTTCGTTCAGCTTTCCCACCGTCCGAAACGGCCGTAGGAACTCCATCGGTCCCGGTCCTCGACTGAGCAGATGGCCCGGGCTCGGCCACCCGGCGCAGGCCTGCGATCCTAGCGCCATTTCTGACCAACCAGGTCAACTTTTGAGGGTTCGGGCCGAAACGGAGGCTCGGCGTCAGCGCCGCCCGGTGCCCACCCGAGCGAGCCGATCCGACACCGCAACCGGCACGAGCCGGTTCAGCGCCCACCCCAGCTTGGCCTCGGGCGAGACAGCGACCATGGCGCGGTCGTGCTCGACGGCGGCGAGGATTGCGGTGGCCACCCTCGAGGGCGGGAAGTTCCGTCGTCGGAACATCGTGGCCAGGCGGCGCACCTCGGCGGGATCGGCCCCCCGGAACCGGGCTCGGGAGATGATCGAGGTGTTGACGATCCCCGGGCAGATGACCGACACACCGACCCCGTGGCGGTACCAGTCGGCCCGAAGGCAACGCGAGAACGCCAGGACGGCCGCCTTGCTGGTCACGTAGGCGCTCTCGTTGGCCGTGGGGGTGTAGGCGAGGGCCGACGCCAGGTTGACGACGTGTCCCCGGCCGCGGGCCACCATGGCGGGCCCAAAGGCCTGGCACCCGTGGATGACCCCCATCATGTTGATCCCGAGGATCCACTCCCAGTCGGCCGGCTCCATGTCGAGGAAACGGCCCGACATCCCGACGCCGGCGTTGTTGACCAGCACCTCCAACGGCCCGTGGACGGCGTGGACCTTCTCCGCCAGCTCGGCCACGGCCTCACGGTTGGCTACGTCAACTCCGAAGGCGTCCGCCCAGGGCCCCGTCCGGGCGCAGTCGCCGGCCGTGGCCTGGGCCCCGGCTTCATCGATGTCCACAGCCAGGACGGGCGCGCCCGCCTGGGCGAAGGCGAGCGCCGTCGCTCGCCCGATGCCGCTGGCGGCCCCCGTCACGAGGACGGGCCCGGCGGAGGGATCCGCTGTCGGTCTGTTCACGTCGCCTGTCGGCCGGCGATTCCGCGGGGCCGACCTTCCGGGCCGGGCTTCACGCCGCCGGGACCCCCTCGGCGTCGACGCCGCACAGGGCTCGCCAGCCTCGTGGCACCCGTCCCGGTGCCACCACCTCGGCCTGGAGCATCGCCTCCAGCACCGGCCGGGTCGCCTCGTGTCGGAGTGCCACGCGCTCGGGGC
Above is a genomic segment from Acidimicrobiales bacterium containing:
- a CDS encoding Coenzyme F420 hydrogenase/dehydrogenase, beta subunit C-terminal domain, whose protein sequence is MAGFSIREEMSSVEEAPGKTWFWELEAAVIDAGRCIQCGACVAVCPSDSIGISGDDLPELVKMCTGCSLCWDFCPRGGLRYEATWPLIEETPVTLTPRRKGNGARRPGDEASPSNGDVPAGDPASGLTISGGPASNGLGVVRDTHTARVAAGMPGAQDGGVVSAILMAALEAGHLDGVLLARESEDEPWKGVAHLARTPEEVAASAGSFYNQTMGLGHLDLGRHDLPPDPRIAVVGTPCEVQAIRAMQARPWTWGKSRVDAVVLSIALLCTKSFDYQGLMLRELRDQRGLDLSQVGKVDVIHGRMIVEDREGNRLVDEPVRDFHGAALKGCDECADFMGYGADISVGSVGSDEGYSSVLVRTEPGRAAFELARDRLEVRDLDSAEPLHKLSGFDKKIALQTLSRPFDPDGPLFVEFEEHLRSYGDGDRAPVFRKR
- a CDS encoding SDR family NAD(P)-dependent oxidoreductase, producing MNRPTADPSAGPVLVTGAASGIGRATALAFAQAGAPVLAVDIDEAGAQATAGDCARTGPWADAFGVDVANREAVAELAEKVHAVHGPLEVLVNNAGVGMSGRFLDMEPADWEWILGINMMGVIHGCQAFGPAMVARGRGHVVNLASALAYTPTANESAYVTSKAAVLAFSRCLRADWYRHGVGVSVICPGIVNTSIISRARFRGADPAEVRRLATMFRRRNFPPSRVATAILAAVEHDRAMVAVSPEAKLGWALNRLVPVAVSDRLARVGTGRR